From the genome of Cryptococcus neoformans var. neoformans B-3501A chromosome 1, whole genome shotgun sequence, one region includes:
- a CDS encoding hypothetical protein (Similar to gi|16197625|gb|AAL13436.1| anaphase promoting complex subunit 11 [Arabidopsis thaliana], FASTA scores: opt: 355, E(): 8.2e-17, (48.077% identity (66.346% similar) in 104 aa overlap (1-104:1-80))), translated as MKVEINSYRAVAYWIWDVSDEPHKLYHYAPPDEVGLDDDDDQDVCGICQAAFESTCPDCKIPGDDCPLIWGECTHVFHMHCLLKWIGQKEDESQQQCPMDRRPWVTADRKPDKQPAASPGQVVQYDHLEHGHASQLDERLTGARGATTRGAHAQVESSMEVDEQ; from the exons ATGAAGGTGGAAATAAATTCCTATCGCGCGGTAGCCTACTGGATTTGGGACGTTTCCGACGAACCTCACAAGCTTTACCACTACGCGCCGCCGGACGAAGTTGGCCTcgacgatgacgacgatCAGGACGTCTGCGGTATATGCCAAGCGGCCTTCGAGAGCACTTGCCCCGATTGCAAAATACCCGGCGATGACTGTCCCTTGA TTTGGGGGGAATGCACCCACGTTTTTCACATGCACTGCTTGTTGAAATGGATCGgtcagaaggaagatgaatcACAGCAACAATGCCCCATGGACAGAAGACCTTGGG TGACGGCCGATAGGAAGCCTGATAAACAACCGGCGGCGAGTCCTGGCCAAGTGGTCCAATATGACCACTTAGAGCACGGTCATGCAAGCCAGCTGGATGAAAGATTAACGGGCGCAAGGGGGGCCACCACTAGAGGAGCGCATGCTCAGGTAGAGAGCAGCATGGAGGTTGACGAGCAATAG
- a CDS encoding hypothetical protein (Match to ESTs gb|CF193079.1|CF193079, gb|CF193078.1|CF193078) has product MGFTLLLQWSCTPPAGRAVSLADVVCARVLESYGHNPPSRLGLQVRTYRAQFPLSPTTDDNNQDNNNQVSRYLTIISNLMPPAQPGEAKTNAPIIKDDTAYLFLDDRSSTATGGESEHVNRATETSTAAHSSDPIPLQMDEEGKRFRCVAVRPSTAVIPMLQSLLSPFVMGLTKAARTTASQTSSTPVPTSLPGSTLLMTVLTFNALLSPQPPVILRLYILPNQSASSIFLEGEYAGSVDGKSEEEIEGEVKKYLESCLITDLLGERRWIDCSRGQENWRAWDDAERNKCAMLTLAKTLRQGNFI; this is encoded by the exons ATGGGATTTACTCT TCTCCTCCAATGGTCCTGCACTCCCCCCGCTGGCCGGGCGGTTTCTTTGGCGGATGTCGTATGCGCTCGTGTGCTTGAGAGCTACGGA CATaatcctccttctcggcTAGGTCTTCAAGTTCGCACATATCGCGCTCAATTCCCTCTTTCGCCAACCACCGACGATAACAATCAAGATAATAATAATCAAGTTTCGCGCTACCTCACCATAATATCTAACCTAATGCCTCCAGCACAACCAGGGGAGGCCAAAACAAATGCTCCCATCATCAAAGACGATACAGCATACCTGTTCCTCGATGATCGCTCTTCAACAGCTACTGGCGGTGAATCAGAGCATGTTAACAGGGCTACTGAAACATCTACTGCTGCCCACTCATCCGATCCCATCCCTCTGCaaatggatgaagaagggaagcgGTTCCGGTGTGTAGCAGTTAGACCATCAACAGCGGTTATCCCAATGTTGCAATCATTACTTAGTCCTTTCGTGATGGGTTTAACTAAAGCAGCTCGTACC ACTGCATCACAAACATCCTCCACTCCTGTTCCTACTTCTCTCCCTGGGTCAACCCTTCTGATGACCGTCCTCACTTTCAATGCACTTCTCTCTCCGCAACCCCCTGTAATACTTCGGTTGTATATCCTTCCCAATCAAAGTGCTAGTAGTATTTTCCTTGAAGGAGAATATGCAGGCTCTGTAGATGGCAaaagcgaggaagaaatagAGGGAGAAGTTAAAAAGTATTTAGAAAGCTGTCTAATCACCGACTTGCTTGGAGAACGACGATGGATAGATTGCTCAAGAGGACAAGAGAATTGGAGAGCATGGGACGATGCTGAGAGGAACAAGTGTGCAATGCTTACTCTGGCAAAGACCTTACGTCAAGGCAATTTTATTTGA